A single Lolium perenne isolate Kyuss_39 chromosome 6, Kyuss_2.0, whole genome shotgun sequence DNA region contains:
- the LOC127307873 gene encoding uncharacterized protein has protein sequence MDPEELSDSEEDDEMMLFVFPALYLASFAHETESTPMRNDAEWICEVLEDDRGQGYEKLQIEPRILRDFSRYVRSKHLLRNTRGLSVEEQIGMFIYMLSRNANFEKLSARFERSRETIHRHIKACFDATISVKGDFVKHPPSTETHWKISSDPCYGPYFENCIGAIDGIHVPVTISDREAAPYRNREGSLTQNMMLACDFDLNFVHVSHGHEGSVSDAAVLYSAIESGFQVPGGKYYLVDRGYPNTPCFLAPYSGVPYHTEEHEQRNCQPGDYKELFNLRHAHLHNHMRHAICLLKMRFPILNVATFYRFETQLKIPAATVVLHNIIQRQGGDHEGFSSNLTIPVSTRKTVALPSGDDAYGNDVAALNSQCDAGNALRDGIAEKMWADYMRNRWTIEEET, from the exons ATGGATCCTGAAGAGCTGAGTGACTCTGAGGAAGACGATGAGATGATGCTATTTGTTTTCCCAGCTTTATATCTAGCTTCCTTTGCTCACGAAACAGAAAGCACACCAATGCGTAATGATGCAGAATGGATATGCGAAGTTCTTGAAGATGACCGGGGTCAGGGCTATGAGAAACTTCAAATCGAGCCTCGTATTCTCCGTGACTTCTCAAGATATGTTAGGTCAAAACATCTTCTGCGTAATACAAGAGGTTTGTCTGTAGAAGAGCAAATTGGCATGTTTATCTACATGCTCTCACGAAATGCTAATTTTGAGAAACTGAGTGCTAGATTTGAGCGCAGTAGAGAGACTATTCATAGACATATCAAGGCATGCTTTGATGCAACCATCTCAGTGAAAGGTGACTTTGTGAAGCATCCTCCTTCAACTGAGACTCATTGGAAGATATCGTCTGATCCATGCTATGGGCCTTACTTTGAG AACTGTATAGGGGCAATTGATGGGATCCATGTTCCTGTGACAATATCAGACAGGGAAGCGGCTCCATATCGAAACAGAGAAGGATCCCTCACTCAAAATATGATGCTTGCTTGTGATTTTGATCTGAATTTCGTCCATGTGTCCCATGGTCATGAAGGATCTGTGTCTGATGCAGCGGTCTTGTATTCTGCTATTGAATCTGGATTTCAAGTTCCTGGAGGCAAGTACTATTTGGTAGACAGGGGTTATCCAAACACGCCTTGTTTTCTTGCTCCTTATAGCGGGGTCCCTTACCATACTGAAGAGCACGAGCAGCGAAATTGCCAACCAGGAGACTACAAGGAGCTGTTCAATCTTCGCCATGCGCACCTGCATAACCATATGAGGCATGCTATATGTTTGCTGAAGATGAGATTTCCCATTCTGAATGTTGCAACGTTTTATCGGTTTGAGACTCAGCTGAAAATTCCAGCAGCAACAGTCGTGCTGCATAATATAATTCAGAGGCAAGGAGGTGACCACGAAGGATTTTCAAGTAACCTGACAATTCCAGTTTCAACCCGTAAGACTGTGGCTCTGCCAAGCGGGGATGATGCATATGGAAATGATGTTGCAGCACTGAACAGTCAATGCGACGCGGGAAATGCTCTCAGAGATGGTATTGCAGAGAAGATGTGGGCCGATTACATGAGAAACAGGTGGACAATAGAGGAAGAAACATAG